CGGACCTCCTGAGTCCGGCCCTGGGTCAGCCAACCCATTTCCCCGTCTATCGCTCCAAGTGGGGGGGGCTCGGCACACTGCATCGACGTTACGCGGGATGCAACGAGCAGGTTCGCGCCAAGCCCTTCAAGCTGCAGGGGGAAGAGTATCGTGCCCTCGAATACTTTCATACCTACATGAGCAACGGTCTCGAGGTAAACGGTCCGGGTGCTCGCAAGTAACCGGAAACAATAACAAGATTTCTCCAAAATTTAGCCCGGCCCCGCCGGGCTTTTTCATGCCTTACTAAGGCGATTTCTGTCAAATAACATACCATCCTGCTTGTCTTTTCGTCCGTCCTCTGTGTTGCAACACCAGTGACATAGTTCGACTATGCGTCTGTTGTTGCGTCTTGATGACGAACGAAAATCCGGCGCGATCTGGTATGTCATTTTCCGGCAATCGCCTAATCGTCCTCCGTCAACTGCGCACAGAAGCCTCGCAGAACCATATCCGCGTAGCTGACGATCCCGACCAGATTTCCATCTGTTACCACCGGCGCACACGACAGGCCGAAATTGTCGAACAGGCGGGCGCAGTAGCGTATGTCCATATCACTGTTCACCGTGATGACGGGCTTGGACATGATCTCGTAGATATTGACACGGTCCGCGGCGCGATCCTTCGCCAGCACCTTCCGGGCGATGTCGGAAAACAGCACGATCCCGTATTCATCGTCCTCGTGGCGACGATCAACGATCAGGGCCTCGGCCTTCTTTCGTTTCATTTTTCGCAGGCCATCCACCACGGTCACCATGCGGTCCACGGTCTCGTACCGGTCGGACATGACCTCCTCGACTGGGATTCTCTTCATTTCACTCACAGTTTGTCCTCCACTACATCCGTCAGGCTGCGGATCTGCTGCGTCACGCCGAAGACGTCCTCCACGTCAAGCTGGAATACGATCCCCGATCCCGGCGTTTCGTCGAAATCTCCGATCTCGGCGATATGTTCCAGGATCTGCCTGCTCAGGTGTTCCTCGACCAAAAACAACAGCATGTCGCGCTGCGTTTCCAGGTTCATGCCGAAGAAGGTCTT
The Gammaproteobacteria bacterium DNA segment above includes these coding regions:
- a CDS encoding CBS domain-containing protein; the encoded protein is MSEMKRIPVEEVMSDRYETVDRMVTVVDGLRKMKRKKAEALIVDRRHEDDEYGIVLFSDIARKVLAKDRAADRVNIYEIMSKPVITVNSDMDIRYCARLFDNFGLSCAPVVTDGNLVGIVSYADMVLRGFCAQLTEDD
- a CDS encoding P-II family nitrogen regulator; its protein translation is MHFKLLIALVEDSKTSDILVGARDAGATGATVLNQARGEGLVRAKTFFGMNLETQRDMLLFLVEEHLSRQILEHIAEIGDFDETPGSGIVFQLDVEDVFGVTQQIRSLTDVVEDKL